In the genome of Telluria mixta, the window AAATTCGCCAACGGCGTACTGTACGGGAATGTCGATGCCGACGCCGACGCCGAATTCGCGATCCAGTTGACGGGCGTGACCACGCTCGGCGCGGCCGACATCGTGCTTTAACCGGCGCCGGCCGTCAGCGTGTGGCCGGCGTGTCGTAGCGCCGCTGCACGTCGTCGTAGAACTGCTTCATGGTCCAGAACGCGAGCTTCTTCTTGCCGGCGTCCGTGACCAGGCCCTTGCGGTTCCAGAAGTCCTGGTAGTACGGGTGCTGGCGGCGCGGCGAGCGAAAGTCGACGAGCACCCACGGCGTCATCCCGCGCAGGCCCGGGATCGCGGACAGCATCTTGAACTGGTTGCGATACAAGGTGTCCTGGTATTCCTCGCTCCAGCGCGTGTCGGCGTCGGCGTGGTAACCGCCCAGCGCCTCGGCGCCGAATTCCGTCACCACGACCGGCTTGTTGTAGCGGACGTCGAAGCGGTAATTCAGCATCTCCGCGTTGCTGGCCCAGTACCAGCCGGCGTATTCGTTGAAGCTGGCGAGGTCGAGGTAGTCCGCGAGAGGGTCCTCCACCGTGATGTCGCTGCCCTTGCGGTGGATTTCCAGCGCGGCCGCCACGAGGCGCGTATCGTCCAGCGACCGCGCGGTCCTGGCGAGATTGCTCATAAAGGTGTTGCGCGGGCCGCCGATCGGCGTCTCGTTCCCCACCGACCAGACGACGACGCTGGCGCGGTTCTTGTCGCGCGTGACGAGGTCCGTCAGCTGCGCGTTCGCGTTGGCGTAGGTGTCGGGATTCGTCCACGAGATCGTCCAGTACACGGGCACTTCCGCCCACACCATCAGGCCCATCTCGTCGGCCAGGCGGATCATCTCTTCGCTGTGCGGGTAGTGCGCGAGCCGCACGTAGTTGCAGTTCATCTCCTTGGCCCACTGCAGCAGCATGCGCATGTCGCCCGCACCGCGCGGACGGCCCGGGATCAGCGGGTTCTCTTCATGCATCGAGATCCCGCGCAGGAACACGGACTTGCCATTCAAGAGGATGTCCCGGCCGCGCGTCTCGATCGTGCGGAAGCCGATGCGGTCGACCACCTTGTCGCCGCCGCCACTGAGTTCCACCGTGTACAGCTTGGGCTGTTCGGGCGACCAGTACGTCAGTTTGTTGACGGGGAAGTTCAGCGCCGCGCGGCCGTTCGCATCCGTGCGCACGGTGGTCTTGATGCCCGCTTCGGGGATGCTGACGGTCACCTGCTGCGCCTTCGCTTCGCCCGCCATTTGAATGAAACCTTCGATGCGGCGGGCGTCGCCCTTCGCCAGCTGCACCTTGTAGTCGGCGATCCAGGTGGCGGGGAGCTCGGCCAGCAGCACGTCGCGCGTGATGCCGCCGTAGTTCCACCAGTCCGTGTTCACGGTCGGGATCTCGTCCTGGTGGCGCGTGTTGTCGGCCTTGACAACGACGACGTTGCGGCCTTTCGCCAGCTTGTCCGTCACGTCGAACTGGAACGGCGTGAAGCCGCCCTTGTGCATGCCGAGTTTTTTACCGTTCAGGTAGACGTGCGCCTCGTAGTTGACGGCGCCGAAGTACAGCGCGTAATGCTTGCCCGGCTTCGGATCGGCCTGGAACGTCTGGCGCAGCCACACAGTGCCCTCGTACAGCTGCAGCTTTTCCGCCTGCGAGTTCCAGTCGCCCGGCACCTTCATCGTGGGTGCGTGGTCGAAGTCGTACTCGACCCACTCCGTCTTGTCCTTCGGCTTGCGGTCGTCGTAGAAGCCGCCCTTGCCGCTGTCCGACTGGTCGAACGGCATGTGGCGGTAGTCGTAGTAGCCGTTCTCGTACGGATCGATGATGTAGCTCCAGCGGCCGTCCAGGCTTACGTGGCTGCGGGCGTAGATGTTCTGGGTCGGCGCCATCAGGCTGCTGGCGTGGGACGCTTTCGATGGCTGGCCGGCCAGCTGGACATCCACAGGGTCGGCGGCATGCGCGGTGCACGCCACCAGTGTCAATACAGCGAAATGCAGCACGGCCGTCAGCCGGGCAAACGGGTATGTCATGGCGTCTCCTGATTGTTATTCAGGGAATGGTAGCGCTGTCACAGTACCGGTGCAATCTTTACAATGGAGCGTACGCCGCCCGTACGTTATA includes:
- a CDS encoding glycoside hydrolase family 2 protein, giving the protein MTYPFARLTAVLHFAVLTLVACTAHAADPVDVQLAGQPSKASHASSLMAPTQNIYARSHVSLDGRWSYIIDPYENGYYDYRHMPFDQSDSGKGGFYDDRKPKDKTEWVEYDFDHAPTMKVPGDWNSQAEKLQLYEGTVWLRQTFQADPKPGKHYALYFGAVNYEAHVYLNGKKLGMHKGGFTPFQFDVTDKLAKGRNVVVVKADNTRHQDEIPTVNTDWWNYGGITRDVLLAELPATWIADYKVQLAKGDARRIEGFIQMAGEAKAQQVTVSIPEAGIKTTVRTDANGRAALNFPVNKLTYWSPEQPKLYTVELSGGGDKVVDRIGFRTIETRGRDILLNGKSVFLRGISMHEENPLIPGRPRGAGDMRMLLQWAKEMNCNYVRLAHYPHSEEMIRLADEMGLMVWAEVPVYWTISWTNPDTYANANAQLTDLVTRDKNRASVVVWSVGNETPIGGPRNTFMSNLARTARSLDDTRLVAAALEIHRKGSDITVEDPLADYLDLASFNEYAGWYWASNAEMLNYRFDVRYNKPVVVTEFGAEALGGYHADADTRWSEEYQDTLYRNQFKMLSAIPGLRGMTPWVLVDFRSPRRQHPYYQDFWNRKGLVTDAGKKKLAFWTMKQFYDDVQRRYDTPATR